The following nucleotide sequence is from Nocardioides daedukensis.
GGCCTCCTCGCGCAGCAGTCACCTCGATGACTGTGCTTCGGTCGTGAGCTCTCACGGACGGGCCTCTCGATGCAGCGAGCTTCCCCACTCGCCGGTGATCCGAAATTACGCCTCGGCCCGTCGGGTTCTGCCAAAGACACGCCCGAACGCAGGGTGAAGGTTGAGTGACTCCCCGGGTCAGGGGTCAGGGCCAGCGGTCAGGCGCCGAAGCGTCGCTCACGCTCGGCGTACGCCCGGATCGCGCGCAGGAAGTCGACCTTGCGGAACTCCGGCCACAGGGCCTCACAGAAGTAGAACTCGCTCTTCGCGCTCTGCCACAACAAGAACCCGCCCAGGCGCTGCTCACCGGAGGTGCGGATCACCAGGTCCGGGTCGGGCTGGCCCTTGGTGTAGAGGTGCTCCCCGATCAGGTCGACGTCGATTGCCTGGGCGAGCTCCTCGGCACTGACACCGTCAGCCGCGGCCTGGAGGAGCAGGGAGCGTACGGCGTCCGCGATCTCCTGGCGGCCGCCATACCCGACGGCGATGTTGACCAGCATCCCGTCGACCTCGCGGGTGTCCTCGGCGGCCCGCTTGAGCTTCTCGGCGGTC
It contains:
- a CDS encoding isoprenyl transferase, translating into MADLKRAIRRVLYPAYEARVTRFLPQDKLPKHVGVMLDGNRRWAKAVGRDTVHGHRAGAANIEPLLGWCEEVGIEVVTLWLLSTDNLNRPPEELAALLPIIEEAVASLADQKRWRLHPVGALDLLPQETAEKLKRAAEDTREVDGMLVNIAVGYGGRQEIADAVRSLLLQAAADGVSAEELAQAIDVDLIGEHLYTKGQPDPDLVIRTSGEQRLGGFLLWQSAKSEFYFCEALWPEFRKVDFLRAIRAYAERERRFGA